The following is a genomic window from Methanoplanus sp. FWC-SCC4.
CGCTCCTGTTGAGATGTACAGATCAGGGCAGGATTCCTGATAACCCTCAAAACCGGCTTTTTTTATTTTTCAGATACATTAATTCTCTCCTGAATCCAAATTTTTATACTGATTTTTATGTTAAAAGAGCTGGATGTAAACTCATGGGTTTTTGGCAGGCGTTCAAGTCTTGAAGGCGTGTATGACAGTGTATCGGATATTGTTGAAAACGTGCGCAAATCCGGTGACTCCGCCCTTTTTGAATATGCCAAAAAGTTTGACAGGGTCGAACTTGAAAGCCTGGCAGTAACAGAGGATGAGGTAGAGGCGGCATATGATGAAGTCGACGGACACCTTGTTGAAAATCTGATTGAAGCCGAGGCAAGAATCTCTGAGTTTCATGAACTCCAGAGAAGAAATGATCTCTGGCTGCGTGAAATCCAGCCGGGGATCACACTCGGGGTAAAGACAACACCACTTCAGAGAGTCGGTTGTTATGTTCCAGGAGGCCGTGCCTCATATCCGTCAACGGCTCTTATGACCGCTGTTCCGGCAAGGGTTGCGGGTGTCCGTGAAATCTGTGCATGCACCCCTCCGCCTGTAAACCCCCTGACTATTGTTGCATTTGATATTGCAGGTGTGTCTGAAATATACCGCGCTGGCGGTGCACAGGCAATAGCTGCAATGGCGCTTGGAACTGATTCCATAAAGCCTGTCCAGAAGATTGTCGGGCCAGGAAACGTATATGTAACCGCTGCAAAGATGATGCTCAGAGATCATGCTGAGATTGATTTCCCGGCAGGCCCGTCTGAGATTGGAATTATTGCGGATTCTTCTGCAAACCCTGAGTTCATTGCGGCTGACATACTTGCACAGGCGGAACATGACCCCAATGCAGCGTGTGTTCTTGTTACAACCGACAGAAGTCTGGCGGAAAGGGTTGACAAAGAGGTATCAAAGCTTCTCTTAAATGCTCCGAGAAACGAGATCATTGAAAAGGCTCTGGCACAGTCCGGTTTCGTAATTGCAGACAGTATGTCACAAGCAGTGTCCTTCATTGACGAGATTGCACCTGAACACCTTTCAATTCAGGTATCTGATTCACTCTCTGTATTAAACCGTGTCAGAAATGCAGGTTCGATATTTGTAGGGCCTTATGCACCTGTTGCATGCGGGGATTATGCATCCGGAACAAACCATGTTCTTCCGACAGCCGGGTACTCCAAAGTATACTCCGGATTAAACGTGGATCACTTCTGCAAGACCTCAACCGTTCAGATTATTGACAGGGAAGGGCTTGAGGATATTGGAGATATTGTTGAGACCCTCGCAGATGCCGAAGGTCTTCATGCACATGCGGAATCTGTGAGAATCCGCAGAAAATAAAATTTTTAAAAAAGATAATCATCTTTTTCTGATTTTTTGCTCCCGGAAAGATCAGGTGACTCTGAAAAGTCATCCCCGTAGTCTTCATCTAACTGCAAAGGTGGTTCTTTTGGTTTTATTTCTAAATTTTTTTCTTCTTTTGTAACTTCTGTCTCTAAAACATCAGAATCTTCATCCGGCAGGGATTTTTCAAAAAATTCATCAGGATTTACTTCAACACCAGTGTGCGATAATGCATCCTCACAACTTTCCTGAATATTCATGATGACGCTTCCAATCTCCCTAATAAGCCTCTGTTCTTCAGAACCTCCGGCAATCACGGTTTTGTCGCTGAAAATGCCGCAGTTGAGATTTTCAGATCTGCCTTTGAATTTTATTGACAGCTCCCTTTTCTTAAGCAAAAATGAGAGGATGACAAAAATTATTCCTATTGAAAATATTAGCGATATTCCGGAGATCTGGTTTTTCAAAATTGTGTCCAGAGTCTGGAATACGGACGGTGCCGGATTTAAAAATCCTGTGAATGAAGCGGCCATAAATAAAATGCCGATGCCTGCCAGATGCATTTCCGGCACTTTTTTTTCATATATTTCCACGCCTTTTATATCGTTAATTCTCATCTCCTGGATGAGCGACAAATTCCCGGATTTCGCAGATTTTTTTGTAAATCCGTATAATATCAGGCGTTTTGTTGTCAGTGCAATATTGAGTCCGGCGTTTTGTGGTTTTTTTAGAGTGAATCCTCCGTATTCCTGAACAATATTTTCATCCTGTGGGAGGTTTATAAAATCCGAAAGAGTAAACATTAAAAAAGTACTTGTTTGATAAAAATAAAAAAATGTCTTTTTGTAAATCTTACAATCCGGATATTATACAGGTAAATGTAAAAATTATTTTATGCAGTCATTTACAACTAACTCCCTATATTCATGAGAACACCACTGCTCGTAATTTCGGTACTGCTTTTTGTCTTTTCTTCAGGATGCACAGCCCCTGGTCTTTTTGAGGGAAGTATTGAGGCTGATTCCTACCCTGCTGGTGCTGAAGTATACCTTGACGGTGAATACAAGGGAACAACTCCCTGTGTAATCAACTCTGTCCGGTCCGGAGTCCATGAAATCGAACTCAGATACAATGATCCGAGATACCCGAATTTCAGGGACAATATTACAGTTGAATCCGGAAAAACTCTTGAATTTTATAAGGATTTGTCAGAAAATTCTGAAGTGAGGGTTTATGGCGGAATTAAAGGATCAGGAATATTTGCAGCAGGTGATGAGATCAGGGTTACTGGTTATTCACTTGGCGGGAGCACAGGGACGGAAATTTTGATAGTCTACAACAAAACCGGGGAAGAAGTATATAAATCCAAAGTTATTCTGTCCGGTGACGAGAGCTTTGATCACACTTTACAAACGGATGGTTTTAAAGCAGGAAAGTACACCGCAAGGGTACAGCACCCTGACGGATCGTATTTTGAACTTGGATTCGCAATAGAAGATGAAAAAGCTGAGAAAATAAGGATTTTAAATGGAATTGTAAAAAAATATTATGAAGAGCACACGTACCTTGAAAGCGAGGAGTTCATGTGTGCCGATATGGTTACTGACATCTGGAATATTATTGAAACAGCGGACATCAGGGCCGTAATTGCGGCAGGGAACATTGATGACTCCTCTGTTTCCCCAAACAAATACCAGCATGCCTGGGTTCTTGCAGAAACATCCCCCGGGCGCTGGACAGGTGTTGAGGCAACCGGCGGATACCTTGTCTTTGAAAATGACAATTATTTCAAAGGGCATTTTTTTGAAAACCCAAAGGACTTTAAGGATTATATCTACGAAAGAGAAAATTTCAACAGGCTCTCTGCCGAAATCGATGACATGGTGGAGGAATTCAACAGCAAATATCCGGACAGGTCCCTCTCTCCTGATGAATACAACCTTGCACTTGAAGAAAAAGCTCTGATTGAAGAGAAACAGTCCATCCTTGAATCGATGAAGTCATCTTTCAATGAAAAATATCAGGTAGAAACACGGAAAAAAGAGATTGTCTGAAATTTAGGAAAATTTTTCAGACATTGTATCCGTAAAAAACTTCCCCGTCTTTTGGGAGAATAATCTCGTTTATTTTCTGCTCCGGTTTTAACATACTGCTCATTATGATTCTCTCGTTAGATATTGTGTATATGACATTGTCCATGAAAAGTGATCTTTGGATCATATCATTTGTATACCAGTATGTATTCCCGGCTTTGCTCTGCTCAATCTTTCCTTTAAGTTCAAATCCTGAATCAGGATTTATTCCAAATACATAGGCGCCGTTCCATGTGCCTCTGCTGTATGAATCAGGGTATCTGCTGTTTTCAACCGGGATTTTGGTAACCTCATAAACAGGCAATACAAGGATATTTTTATGTATGTCAAATAAAAATGCCCTGTGGTCTCTTAAAACAGGCGATTCTGTCCCTGCCTCTCCGATTTCCACACTATCAACAAGTCCGGGGTTGTTCAGGTCGGTAACGTCAAACAGGGCTATCTTTAATCCCGCTGCACTGACTCCGCCCCATTTGTTCTCTTCTGTTGATCTTCCTATACCGATTATGTGGTTTTTATCATACGGGTGCAGGTAGTCAGAATATCCGGGGATTTTCAGTTCCCCGAGAATCCCCGGCTGTTTTGGGTTCGAAAGATCGATTACAAAGAATGGATCAATCTGCTTGAATGTTACAAGATAAAGGAGATCGCCCATGAAGCGTGCAGAGTATATCTTCTCGTCAGGTGCAATATATTCGAGTTTACCGATAATTTCAAGTCCGGGATTTAAGACATAGACATTATTGTACCTGTTCGGGCCTTCTCCTCCTGAAATATCAGTCGTTGTTGCAGCCCTCAGGTTTTTGTCATATTCATCCATAGACCACTGGTTTAACAGTCTCCCCGGCACCAGGCCTGTTGCAGCGTATTTTATGTCGCCCTTATCAACTGAGAATCTGTGTATCACAGTCTTTAGACGGATGTCTCCTGTATTGTCGGTTTCGCCTGTAAATACCGGCTCTTCATACGGG
Proteins encoded in this region:
- a CDS encoding PEGA domain-containing protein, with the translated sequence MRTPLLVISVLLFVFSSGCTAPGLFEGSIEADSYPAGAEVYLDGEYKGTTPCVINSVRSGVHEIELRYNDPRYPNFRDNITVESGKTLEFYKDLSENSEVRVYGGIKGSGIFAAGDEIRVTGYSLGGSTGTEILIVYNKTGEEVYKSKVILSGDESFDHTLQTDGFKAGKYTARVQHPDGSYFELGFAIEDEKAEKIRILNGIVKKYYEEHTYLESEEFMCADMVTDIWNIIETADIRAVIAAGNIDDSSVSPNKYQHAWVLAETSPGRWTGVEATGGYLVFENDNYFKGHFFENPKDFKDYIYERENFNRLSAEIDDMVEEFNSKYPDRSLSPDEYNLALEEKALIEEKQSILESMKSSFNEKYQVETRKKEIV
- the hisD gene encoding histidinol dehydrogenase, which gives rise to MLKELDVNSWVFGRRSSLEGVYDSVSDIVENVRKSGDSALFEYAKKFDRVELESLAVTEDEVEAAYDEVDGHLVENLIEAEARISEFHELQRRNDLWLREIQPGITLGVKTTPLQRVGCYVPGGRASYPSTALMTAVPARVAGVREICACTPPPVNPLTIVAFDIAGVSEIYRAGGAQAIAAMALGTDSIKPVQKIVGPGNVYVTAAKMMLRDHAEIDFPAGPSEIGIIADSSANPEFIAADILAQAEHDPNAACVLVTTDRSLAERVDKEVSKLLLNAPRNEIIEKALAQSGFVIADSMSQAVSFIDEIAPEHLSIQVSDSLSVLNRVRNAGSIFVGPYAPVACGDYASGTNHVLPTAGYSKVYSGLNVDHFCKTSTVQIIDREGLEDIGDIVETLADAEGLHAHAESVRIRRK